The genomic stretch GTCATTTTGATTGAAGGTGCAGTTTCAGTTACACCCACACAGAGGAAGTAGGCTCTCACGATGTGTGACTTACAGATCCCAGAGATGGCGAAGGCAGGGTGCGGTGAGCGGGGACGGGCGGCTGGCTGGCCTGGGTCAGCAGCGGGCAGGGCTGGAGTGCCGTTGGCAGACCTGTCACCTATAAGAGAGACAGTTTCGTGTGCCTCCCTGAGGGCACGCGGTCCACACAGAGGGCTGCTCCACAGGGCCCCTCATGCCTCCTCAGGAAGCAGCCACTGAGCCGAGGCCCCCGAGCCCTCCTGGACAGCATCCATGCCCACCTGTCACCTGTCACCCATGTGACACCTGTCACCCCAGGTTCAGGTGGTGAGGGCGGAGGTCACTAGCCTTTCCCCGGCTTTGGTCTCTATGGGGATTGTGGGAGGGGCCCCGGGTGAAGCAGAACGGGAGCTGACGGTGGGAACTCTGAGCTCAGGGCCTTCTCTGGACGTGCAGATGCTGGTGTGGGCCTGTGGTCATGCTTGACACCCCCGGGGCCGCGGCTCTGAGAACAGAGCTGTTGCTCACCGCTGGGTGTGCCATCCACTGTGTGCCCATGCTGGCTCCTTCAGACGCCAGCCAGGTCAGAACCTGAGCTCCTTGAGGGTGGGTCACCTGGCGTGTGCTCAGATCCCGCCTGTTGAGTGGATGTCCCCTAATGTGGCAGGTGGAGGTGTGAGGCTTGGGTGTGCGAGCAAGGCTGTCGGTGGAGCCGGCAAGAGGGGAGCAGGGACCCCAGAACTGAGGGGTGTGCAGGTCAGGGTCCCACAGGGAGAGGGTGTCTAGCTGCCAGAGGCTTCAGAGTAAGGATCTGGAGGGGACTTTGGGCTGGATAAAGGGGGGACTGGAGTGTGCTTTGGAGAACTGTCCTGTGGGAGCCAGATGTCTGGGTAGCGGTGGGCGTGGATGCTGTCCAGGAGGAGGGCTCGGGGGCCTCGGCTCAGTGGCTGGTTCCTGAGGAGGCCTGAGGGGCCCTGTGGAGCAGCCCTCTGTGTGGACCGTGTGCCCTCAGGGAGGTGCACGAAACTGTCTCTCTGAGGGAAGTCGGGTGATTTGGGGGGATGTGTGGGGTGGGTCGAGCTGGGTGTTTCTGGGTTTGCAGTTGGGACTGGGTCCCTTCACCACTCATGCCCATGGCCCTGCTGTTGGTAGGTGCCTGTAGTGAACAGTGGTAACCCAGGGAGGTTAGGAGGCAGCGCGGGGCCTGCAGCAGGCCTGGACACCCGTCCCTTGATGGGCCGAGGTCGGCTCTGTGCCAGGCGGCCCGGCTGGGTCCGGCTCCGTGGCTCGCTGGTGGACATGGGCACTTCCAGGGGGCCGTTCCCTTAGTTTTGGGAGGGAAGTGGGCTGAGGTTTGAGGGCTGCCTCCCGCTGGCTCCTGGTTCAGGCTGCACTCTGGACTCAGGCCCCTTTGAGGGCTGCCTCCCGCCTGGCCCCAGGTTCGGGCTGCACTCGGGACTCGGGCCCCTCGCTGCTCTCCCCGGGCAGGGCCGCGCTGGCGGGGCTGTCGCTCAGCCTGATGGAGCGCCTGGCGGAGCGGCGCGGAGCCGGGGCGGTGCGGATGCTGACGGTGCAGTACCGCATGCACCAGGCCATTGCGCGCTGGGCCTCGGAGGCCCTATACCACGGGCAGCTCACCGCCCACCCTTCCGTGGCCGGGCACCTCCTGAGGTGAGTGACTCCGCTGTACCCTGCCCCGTGTCCCCTGAGCCACATTCCGTAAAGATGTGGGTGTGGAGGTCGCCTCTGAGACCGGATTTCTGGCCAGAGCATGGGTCAGGCTTCTCCAGGATGAGGTCCTCCGACCACGATGACTGTGCCCCCCTCCCCCTGCTGTCtggtgtggagtcagggctggggagggcgTGGGAAGGGCAGCGGGGCCCTGCCTGTCGCCGGGGCCTCCCGTGTTCAGTGTCGGCCTGTGTGCAGGGACCTTCCGGGTGTGGCGGCCACCGAGGAGACGGGCGTGCCCCTGCTGCTGGTGGACACGGCCGGCTgtgggctgctggagctggaggaggatgACGAGCAGTCCAAAGGGAACCCCGGTGAGCGGGCTGGCCTGGGCCCCTCTCAGTGGCCTGTGTCAGAGAGGAGCCGCGTGAAGGCAGGGGCGCGGGTCCTGAGCCAGGTGCCCTGGGCAGTGGGGCACCGTGGGCGTGCTTGACGGATGGGTGGCCCCAGGTCAAGGCAGCCAGGTGGACGGGACATGCACCTGCTTCTCACTGAGAAAGGAGGCCCGTCTGCGGGGGCCCTGGGCCTTGTGTGTGGAATCCGGCGTCCCCTCCCAGGAGGCCACCACAGGCTGAGCGTGAGAGCCGCCTGTCGTCACAGCTGGAAAAGTGCTTAGGAAACTAGCGCCGGTGACGGGTGTCCGTGGAGAGTGCCCCTCATGCTGAAGGGCTGTCTGTTCCCCCCTCAGGTGAAGTGCGCCTCGTCGGCCTGCATGTCCAGGCGCTGGTGGACGCAGGTGTCCGGGCCGCCGACATTGCCGTCATCACGCCGTATAATCTGCAGGTGCGTGTCAGGGTGACTCCCCGCCGGAGGGGCTGGCGGAGCAGGCTGGTTGACGGGCTCTGGTGGCCGAAAGCTGCAGGCTGAAAGCTGACCTCATCACAACTGCATCCAGGGCTCAGATGGACTCAGCAAGAGCTCcctccgtccatccatccatcccctgGCAGTGCCTTCCCCACCCCGTCCCGGGCTCTCACTGGCTCCCTGTGTCAGCTGATTGTCAGGCCTGCCCTTGGGGCCAGGCAGCCTCAGGCTAGTGTCCGTTCACGCGCTCCTGGGGATGGCCTGTCTCACGGAGTCCCCACAGGAGCCTTGGCTTGGAGTCTCCAGTCTGGCTCAGGTTGCCCCACACCCGAGCTGGTGGCTGTGACCAGTTGCCAGGTTCTTGCCTCCTCTCGAGTCAGCTCTCCGGCTTGTGGAACACTGCAGGGCTGGGCGTCTCCGGAGGCTGCCTGGGGAAGGTTGGGGGCGCCGCCTGGTGAAGGGTGCGGTGGTGGGCAGCAGACACCCTAGACGTCTCCTCCCTTCTCTTGGGCCTTTTTCCCATCTCTCCTCTCAGGGCTTGTATGCTCATGAAGCAAGGCCCGTCTCCTTTGGTAGGAAGAACTCGCCTGCTTCCCAGATCGTGAGGTCTGGGCCTGAGATGCCATCTCGGTTTAGAGGACACATCTGGGGGTGCCTGAGCCCAAACCGTGGTGGCATGAACGTCCGTGCTGGGGTGTGGGTCACCCTGCCACATTATGCCGTCCCGGTTTAGAGGACACGCCTGGGGGTGTCTGAGCCCACGCCGTGGTGGCGTGAGCGTCCGTGCTGGGGTGTGGGTCACCCTGCCACGTCATGCCATGCTGGTTTAGAGGACACGCCTGCGGGTGTCTGAGCCCACGCCATGGTGGCGTGAGCGTCCGTGCTGGGGTGTGGGTCACTCTGCCACGTCATGCCATGCCGGTTTAGAGGACACGCCTGCGGGTGTCTGAGCCCACGCTGTGGTGGCATGAATGTCCATGCTGGGGTGTGGGTCACCCTGCCACGTCATGCCATGCCGGTTTAGAGGACACGCCTGGGGGTGTCTGAGCCCACGCTGTGGTGGCGTGAGCATCCGTGCTGGGGTGTGGGTCACCCCGCCACGTCATGCCATGCTGGTTTAGAGGACACGCCTGGGGGTGTCTGAGCCCACACCGTGGTGGCGTGAGCGTCCGTGCTGGGGTGTGGGTCACCCCGCCATGTCTGTGCGCTGCTTTGTTGTTCATGCGCACGCCCGTGGGAAGGGAGGTGCTCGGAGGCCGTGATCCCAAGGCTGCTGCGGGCCCCCTGGGCCGAGCGGCTCTGCGGGGCCAGGCCTCCGCCGGGTTAAAGGGCAGCGTGTGGGGCCCCCCGACGTGAGCTGTGGTGCGAGGCCTGGCTCGGTGTTGCAGGTGGACCTGCTCAGACAGAACCTCACGCACAGGCACCCAGAGCTTGAGATAAGGTCCGTCGACGGCTTCCAGGGCCGGGAGAAGGAAGCTGTGATCCTGTCTTTCGTCAGGTCCAACAGGAAAGGTGCGGGGCTGGGGCTTCCacgtagtccagtggttaggacttggctttcctgctgcccagggcctgggtttgatccctggttggggaactaggatctcacgAGCCTCTCAAAGCGGTTGTGGAGGTGGCCCCCGAGAGCCCAGAGCTCATCTCCTGGCCCCAAGGCCAGTATAGCTCAGGGCCTGGTTTCTGCAGCCAGGGCTTATGGATATTCCATTGGGTAAGAAATTTTTCCCCAGAAACAGTTGTTAGTGAATGGGCTCTGTCAGGTCGAAGACAGCTAAGGAGGGGTAAAGTGAAGCCAGGAGGCGCACCGGAAGGTCCCTTGTGTGTTGGCCGTGGCTCCAGGCTGTGTCCTGGGTCTGAGCTCTGGCAGAGGACTCTGTACTGACTTGGGGACGAGTGGCAGGCGTCACTGCCAGAGCCCCAGGCAGGACTAGAGAACCGTCCTAGACAGCAGCCAGGGGGAGCCTGTGGACGGGACCCCACGGCTGTGGGGCGGATGGAGCCCAGGCGGTCCTCTGGGGGAGGGCggcggacgggggagcctgcctTCCTGTCCCTTAGTCTCTGCCATCCGTGCACCCGGGCTGGTGTTCAGGTGAGGTGGGCTTCCTCGCCGAGGACCGGCGCATCAATGTGGCGGTCACCCGCGCACGGCGCCACGTGGCCGTGGTCTGTGACTCCCGCACGGTCAGCAACCATGCCTTTCTGAAGACCCTGGTGGACTACCTCACGGAGCACGGTGAGGTGCGCACGGCCTTTGAGTATCTTGACGACATCGTCCCCGAGAACTACTCCCACGAGGGTGCCCAGGCGGGCGGGAAGCCCCGGGGCTCTGCTGCGACAGCCAGGAGGGCACCCGGGGGGACCGGGCCGGGCCGAAAGAAGCCGAGCGGGGCGCCCTTGGGCTCCTCCGAGCCGCAGCCTCAGCCCAGCCTTGATGGAGGCGGCAGCCAGGAGGGTGCCGGGAGCAGAGACGGTGCAGACGGCTTCAGGGCCACGATTGTGGAGTTCATGGCGAGTGAGAAGGCGCAGCTGGAGTTCCCTGCCTCCCTGAACCCACACGACAGGCTGCGGGTCCACCAGATCGCTGAGGAGTTTGGGCTGAGGCATGACAGCACCGGGAAAGGGAGGGAACGCTTCATCACGGTGAGCAAGAGGGCCCCGCCCATCCCTGCAGCGCCGGGCGGCAGAGCCCCTCTGTGTCCCGAGACCCCCAGCTCCAAGCAGCCGCAGCCCCCCGAGCAGCCGCAGCCCCCCGAGCAGCCGGAGCCCCCTGTCAGGGAGCCAAGTGGCCGGGACCAGCCGGACCTGAAGGCGCTGCACCTGGAGAGGCTGCAGAGGGCGGGGGCCCAGCAGGAGCAGCGGGCCAAGGAGGGGCCCTGCGCCCCGGGCCCCGCGCCCCGGAAGTTAccggaaaagaagaagaagagagatgcGAGAGGTGAGTTGGTCGGCTCGTGGGAGCACAGGCGTGGCGTCCCCTCCACTGGGAGTGTGAGGCCCACCTGCCACCATGAAGAAGCAGGGCGCCTACTGCGGGGCCCCTGCCTGGGCTCTTCATCTTGAACCCCAAGCCCCCGCAGGCCACGCCTGCCTCAGCGGCCTCTGTTCCCCGGGCTTTGTGTGGGGTCCGGCCGGGCCACCGGAGCTCCTCCTGCAAGGAGAGGACCGGAGGAGCAGCCGCGGTGGGCAGGGCCCGGGGACACAGAGTCAAGGTGGCCTGCACGGCCGCGGCTCCTTCCACGGGCTCGGGGGTCCCTGGCAGGGCTGTGCGCGCCGCTGTCACGCCTGTGCCGCCTCCGCGGGCGCCCGGGGGCGGCTTACTCCGCCCGCCACCGGCCCCCATGCGGTGTCACGCTGAGGCTGAGAGTCCAGGGCACGGCCTGGCTCTTCTGGGTGACCCTTGTCACAGCCGCGTTCCTCCAGGAAAGGCCATGGGGTTGGTCCTCTTCCCTGGGCCCCCGAGCCCTGGGGAGCACAGCCCAGAGCTGTCTCCCCGCCTCGGGCCTGTCTGCGCTCGCTCCATGTCGTGAGCTGAGCCAGGGGACAGGAGACGCCGTCCCCCCCATGGGAGCGGACCCCCTACTTCTGCCTCCACCACGCTCAGAACACGTGACTGCACGGGCGTGGCCGGAGGATGGTCCTCCTTTGAGGGGGGTGTGGGTGGCGGCCACGTGAGAACAGTTCCCCTGGGAGTCGGCGCCCACGCCAGGGGAGCTGGCACCGCCGGAATTAAAGACGCCATTTAGGGGTTATAGTCGTGTCTCCTTCCCCCTCCTGAGCGTTTCCCTACAACTTTAAAGGATTTCCACACAATTGTCTGGTTACAGATGTTACCTTTCCTTACACTGGGCTGTGAAGGAATACACTGTGTTTCCCTGGATGGCAGGGTTAGTCTGGGGATTTGAGTTTACAGTCAGCAACATAAAGGACATGCTCATATTTAAATGCTCTTCTGGATTTGTGCGGGTGAGCTTTGAGGAGCGCGCGCCCTGCCTGCCGGTCCCCTCTGGACGCTCCCGGCTACACCGTCCGGTGAGGGTCACTGGGCTCGTGAGGGACCCGCTCCATCAGCGTCTGCTCATGCGCGGTGGCTCTGAGGGCAGGGGTCTGGCTGGCTGCGCGACAGGCAGACACGGGCCCCGCGGGGAGTTGGCATCCGACTTCCTTGTCCTCGCCTGTTGGGGTGACTGACGCCTGTCTCCCCCCAGGACCCGCGGCCATAGAGCTGCCTGCCGAGGAGGACTTTGATGCCCTGGTCTCGGCCGCCGTCAAGGCAGACAACACCTGCGGCTTCGCTAAGTGCGCGGCCAGCGTCGTGACCCTGGGCCAGCTCTGCCTGCACTGCGGCCGCCGCTACTGCCTCGGCCACCACCTGCCCGAGGTCCGCGGCCCCGGGGGACCTGGGCGGGTGGGCTCCGGGCAAACCgtgggcctgtgtgtgtgtgagagagagagacgcgCATACAGGCTCTGGGCTTGTGTGCGCACCCCCACACAACCCGTGGGCCTGCGCATCTGTGTGTATCGTGCGTGTATAGACTGTGggcctgtgcatgtgtgtgtgtgtgttgtgtgcgtAGACTGTGGcctgtgcgcgcgtgtgtgtgtgtgtgtgtgtcgtgcGCATAGACTGTGGGCCTGTACGTAGACTGGGCCTGTGCGTAGACtgtgggcctgtgtgtgtgtgagtgacccCTAAGTGGACCCTGCCCTGCAGGGGAGGCACGGGACCCCGCCCCTCACTGCCGTCTGCTTGGAGGAGGGTCTGTGCTgagcccagggcagggggccaggAAGGGTTTGGGGCTCTTCACCAGCCCTGCCAGGGCGTGGACCCTTCCTGCCCCCCCAGCCCTGT from Budorcas taxicolor isolate Tak-1 chromosome 25, Takin1.1, whole genome shotgun sequence encodes the following:
- the IGHMBP2 gene encoding DNA-binding protein SMUBP-2 — encoded protein: MASTPVESFVTKQLELLELERDAEVEERRSWQENVSLKELQNRGVCLLKLQVSSQRTGLYGRLLITLEPRRCVSAAVLPSNSFTSGDIVGLYDESGQLATGILTRITQKAVTMAFDESHDSQLNLDQEHSYRLLKLANDVTYKRLKKALISLKKYHSGPASSLIEVLFGTSDPSPPSEMPPLTFCNPALDASQQEAVLFALSQKELAIIHGPPGTGKTTTVVEIILQAVKRGSKVLCCAPSNVAVDNLVERLAQWKQRILRLGHPARLLDSIQQHSLDAVLARSDGARIVADIRRDIDQAWAKNRKTQDKREKSNFRDEVKLLRKELKDREEAAMLESLAAANVILATNTGASADGPLKLLPDGHFDVVVIDECAQALEASCWIPLLKARKCILAGDHKQLPPTIVSHKAALAGLSLSLMERLAERRGAGAVRMLTVQYRMHQAIARWASEALYHGQLTAHPSVAGHLLRDLPGVAATEETGVPLLLVDTAGCGLLELEEDDEQSKGNPGEVRLVGLHVQALVDAGVRAADIAVITPYNLQVDLLRQNLTHRHPELEIRSVDGFQGREKEAVILSFVRSNRKGEVGFLAEDRRINVAVTRARRHVAVVCDSRTVSNHAFLKTLVDYLTEHGEVRTAFEYLDDIVPENYSHEGAQAGGKPRGSAATARRAPGGTGPGRKKPSGAPLGSSEPQPQPSLDGGGSQEGAGSRDGADGFRATIVEFMASEKAQLEFPASLNPHDRLRVHQIAEEFGLRHDSTGKGRERFITVSKRAPPIPAAPGGRAPLCPETPSSKQPQPPEQPQPPEQPEPPVREPSGRDQPDLKALHLERLQRAGAQQEQRAKEGPCAPGPAPRKLPEKKKKRDARGPAAIELPAEEDFDALVSAAVKADNTCGFAKCAASVVTLGQLCLHCGRRYCLGHHLPEVHGCGERARAHARQRISREGVLYPGSGTKDRSLDPAKRAQLQRRLDKKLDELTGQRRSKRKEKGK